One window from the genome of Metabacillus flavus encodes:
- a CDS encoding YhgE/Pip domain-containing protein — protein MSLLAKEWKALVTNKKILIPVIAVLFIPVLYAGMFLWAFWDPYENLEDLPVAVVNQDNGAEYEGENLQVGKELVDNLRDNPEFKWKFVDEKTADQGLKDQKYYMKIEIPENFSANATTLLDDQPKELEMKYVPNEGFNFLSAQIGNTAVEQIKEEVANEVTKTYAESIFGKIGEVADGLGEASDGAAEIDSGTGKLKDGSGKLKENLAKLAESSVTFKEGLQSASDGTTQLSKGAADLDKGLGQLNQGYTKVEDGSKALADGNAKLAAGSNELYSKMQELNQGVPQLTDGTKKVSEGATALNQGLTQFDAGQQDAKKGAEQLAAGIDQLQANMKQLEPVLAALPEEKRNELTAALEQLNQGSDNLSAGVGKLAENSTVIAGKSGELAQGATAVYENQQKVQNGVSQLTEGQKKLNTGLNDASKGANEFSQGVALFGTKLGEAKEGSAQLASGSTELNSGISKLSDGSGQLESGAGKLANGAADLDKGVGELSGGTSELSSALADAADQTKETKGSDPLYDMMAKPVDVKNEKINEVPNYGTGFTPYFLSLGLFVGALLISIVYPLKQSVGEPKSALSWFFSKFGVLLAVGIIQSLVADAVLLMGLQIEVQNVGLFILFSILTSLTFLALIQFFVTSLGDPGRFVAIVILILQLTTSAGTFPLELIPEPLQIFNYWLPMTYSVAGFKAVISSGDYGYLGTQSLVLAGMMLLMIIGTITYMFFQVRKNKQEVSEEAL, from the coding sequence GGCGCTGAATATGAAGGAGAAAATCTGCAGGTAGGGAAAGAGCTTGTGGATAATCTAAGGGATAATCCAGAGTTTAAGTGGAAATTTGTTGATGAAAAAACAGCAGATCAAGGTCTTAAAGATCAAAAATACTATATGAAAATTGAAATTCCAGAGAATTTTTCAGCAAATGCAACAACCCTGCTGGATGATCAGCCGAAAGAGCTTGAAATGAAGTATGTTCCAAATGAAGGATTTAACTTCCTTTCTGCTCAAATTGGTAATACGGCAGTCGAACAAATTAAAGAAGAAGTGGCAAATGAAGTAACTAAAACGTACGCAGAAAGCATCTTTGGTAAAATTGGAGAGGTTGCAGACGGCTTGGGTGAAGCAAGTGATGGCGCAGCTGAAATCGATTCCGGAACTGGAAAGCTTAAAGATGGATCAGGAAAATTGAAGGAAAATCTGGCTAAGCTTGCAGAGAGCTCAGTTACCTTTAAGGAAGGTCTTCAATCAGCTTCTGACGGTACAACCCAGCTTTCTAAAGGAGCTGCAGATCTTGATAAGGGACTTGGCCAATTAAACCAAGGATATACAAAGGTTGAAGATGGCTCAAAGGCTCTTGCAGATGGGAATGCTAAGCTGGCAGCCGGTTCGAATGAACTGTACAGCAAAATGCAGGAACTAAACCAAGGTGTGCCTCAGCTTACGGATGGAACGAAAAAAGTAAGTGAAGGAGCCACTGCCCTTAACCAGGGATTGACACAATTTGATGCAGGCCAGCAGGATGCCAAAAAAGGTGCAGAGCAGCTTGCAGCCGGCATCGATCAGCTTCAGGCAAATATGAAGCAGCTGGAACCTGTACTTGCAGCTCTTCCGGAAGAAAAGCGTAACGAATTGACCGCTGCTCTTGAACAGCTCAACCAGGGCAGTGATAACCTATCAGCCGGAGTCGGCAAACTTGCTGAAAATTCAACGGTCATTGCCGGAAAATCAGGTGAGCTTGCTCAGGGAGCTACTGCTGTTTATGAAAACCAGCAAAAGGTTCAAAACGGCGTCAGCCAGCTAACCGAGGGCCAGAAAAAACTAAACACTGGTTTGAATGATGCTTCCAAAGGGGCTAATGAATTCAGCCAGGGCGTAGCGTTATTCGGCACGAAACTAGGTGAAGCAAAAGAAGGTTCCGCGCAATTGGCAAGTGGGAGCACGGAACTGAATTCCGGAATTTCCAAGCTTTCAGATGGATCTGGCCAACTTGAATCCGGAGCAGGCAAGCTTGCAAATGGAGCCGCTGATTTAGATAAAGGGGTCGGCGAACTTTCCGGCGGTACTTCCGAGCTCAGCTCTGCACTTGCAGATGCTGCAGATCAAACAAAAGAAACAAAAGGGTCTGACCCGCTTTATGACATGATGGCTAAGCCTGTTGATGTTAAAAATGAAAAAATTAATGAAGTGCCGAACTATGGTACAGGGTTTACGCCTTACTTCCTTTCACTGGGATTATTTGTAGGAGCATTGCTGATCTCTATCGTTTACCCTCTTAAACAGTCGGTGGGAGAACCTAAATCAGCGCTCTCATGGTTCTTTAGTAAATTTGGCGTATTGCTTGCCGTGGGAATAATTCAGTCCTTAGTGGCAGACGCGGTTCTGCTGATGGGCCTTCAAATTGAAGTCCAGAATGTCGGTTTGTTCATCCTGTTCAGTATTCTGACAAGCTTAACATTCCTTGCACTGATTCAATTCTTTGTAACTTCCCTCGGCGATCCGGGACGATTTGTAGCTATTGTTATTTTGATTTTGCAGCTGACAACCTCAGCAGGAACTTTCCCGCTTGAGCTTATACCGGAGCCTCTGCAAATCTTTAACTACTGGCTGCCGATGACGTACTCTGTTGCCGGATTTAAAGCCGTTATTTCAAGCGGCGACTACGGTTATCTGGGTACCCAATCCCTTGTCTTAGCCGGTATGATGCTGCTCATGATCATTGGGACCATCACGTATATGTTTTTCCAGGTTCGGAAAAACAAGCAAGAAGTTTCTGAAGAAGCACTTTAA
- a CDS encoding LacI family DNA-binding transcriptional regulator: protein MATIEDVARRAGLSRTTVSRVINEHPYVSITKKKKVMEAMEELGYVPNSAARSLRNQRTGVIAVLIPRVMNPFFSQLIETLEHAASESFHQLIICQTQYSAKKELTYLNLLKTKQVDGVILTSAENDWSVIEEYLDYGPIVLCNEFEERANVPMVFMDQKEAGYKATKHLIEMGHRKIAYCCGRYRSNVASAREEGFSKALAEAGLVFDERDAFREAITSEDGIDIFNSIRTRGSNRPTAIFTGSDEVAAGIVSEAARSNWSIPRDLAVTGFDNQVITELMNPRITTVEQPVCEMALKTMEVMMARIRLRQFTGREMHKFYMKLIIRESTKMQAELARIPY from the coding sequence ATGGCAACGATCGAAGACGTGGCAAGAAGGGCAGGGCTTTCCCGGACAACTGTGTCAAGGGTAATTAATGAACACCCCTATGTATCAATTACGAAAAAAAAGAAGGTAATGGAAGCCATGGAGGAGCTTGGGTATGTTCCTAACTCGGCAGCGAGGAGTTTAAGAAACCAGCGGACAGGTGTTATTGCCGTTCTGATTCCACGGGTGATGAATCCTTTTTTCAGCCAGCTCATTGAGACACTGGAGCACGCAGCATCCGAAAGCTTCCACCAGCTCATTATATGTCAAACACAATATTCCGCTAAAAAGGAATTAACGTATTTAAATCTGCTGAAAACAAAGCAAGTGGATGGAGTCATCCTCACATCAGCCGAGAATGACTGGAGTGTTATTGAGGAATACCTCGATTACGGACCAATTGTTCTGTGCAATGAATTCGAAGAGAGAGCCAATGTTCCGATGGTTTTTATGGATCAAAAGGAAGCAGGCTACAAGGCAACGAAACACCTGATTGAAATGGGGCACCGGAAAATTGCCTACTGCTGTGGAAGGTACCGAAGCAACGTTGCGAGTGCCCGCGAGGAAGGCTTTAGTAAAGCGCTGGCAGAAGCAGGACTTGTTTTCGATGAACGAGATGCATTTCGTGAAGCAATAACTAGTGAAGATGGAATCGATATTTTCAATAGCATTCGAACAAGAGGCTCTAACAGGCCAACCGCTATCTTTACAGGCTCTGACGAGGTTGCAGCCGGCATCGTATCAGAAGCGGCCCGCAGCAATTGGAGCATCCCGCGCGACCTTGCCGTAACAGGCTTCGACAATCAGGTGATCACTGAACTGATGAATCCAAGAATTACGACTGTAGAACAGCCTGTTTGCGAGATGGCTCTGAAAACGATGGAAGTCATGATGGCTAGAATCAGATTGAGGCAATTCACAGGCAGGGAAATGCACAAGTTTTATATGAAGCTGATCATACGTGAATCAACGAAAATGCAGGCTGAACTGGCAAGGATTCCATATTAA
- the yhfH gene encoding protein YhfH, with amino-acid sequence MLVNLTEFFRNLPGKQCAECGKEIEEQHECYGNTCSNCMNVQDL; translated from the coding sequence ATGTTAGTTAATTTGACTGAATTTTTCAGAAATTTGCCCGGTAAACAATGTGCAGAATGTGGAAAAGAAATTGAAGAGCAGCATGAATGCTATGGAAATACCTGCAGCAATTGTATGAATGTACAGGATCTGTAA
- a CDS encoding MBL fold metallo-hydrolase, with the protein MKLTIIGHWGGFPGPGEASSGYLLQKNGFNLLIDCGSAVLSQLQFYMPLKELDAVLISHYHHDHVADIGPLQYGRLVAGFLEEDIPVLPIYGHNGDKEGFSRLTYKHTTLGNAYNPDETLEIGPFQISFLKTNHPVECYAFRITDGESVIVYTADSSFKEEFIPFAEGADLLISECNFYAGQDGKSAGHMNSLDAAAIARDAGVKQCILTHLPHFGNHEELLAEAKTLYKGSLSLASKGLTWYRDEGGKANGPNAVY; encoded by the coding sequence ATGAAATTAACCATAATCGGACACTGGGGCGGTTTTCCCGGCCCAGGAGAAGCCTCATCCGGGTATTTGCTGCAAAAGAACGGTTTCAATTTGCTGATCGATTGCGGAAGTGCTGTATTATCACAGCTGCAGTTTTATATGCCTTTGAAAGAGCTGGATGCTGTTCTGATTTCCCATTATCACCATGATCACGTTGCAGACATTGGCCCGCTTCAATACGGACGGCTTGTTGCCGGTTTTCTGGAAGAGGACATTCCCGTTTTGCCGATTTATGGACATAATGGAGATAAAGAGGGGTTCAGCAGGCTAACCTATAAACATACGACGCTTGGGAATGCTTATAATCCAGATGAAACACTTGAAATTGGACCCTTTCAAATAAGCTTCCTAAAAACAAATCATCCCGTGGAATGCTACGCGTTCCGGATTACAGATGGAGAGTCTGTCATTGTTTATACGGCAGATTCAAGCTTTAAAGAGGAATTTATTCCTTTCGCTGAAGGGGCTGACCTGCTGATTTCCGAGTGCAATTTCTATGCAGGGCAGGATGGAAAAAGCGCTGGACATATGAACAGCCTCGATGCTGCGGCTATTGCGAGAGATGCCGGTGTAAAACAGTGCATCCTGACCCATTTGCCGCATTTTGGGAATCATGAAGAGTTACTTGCAGAAGCAAAGACCCTTTACAAAGGTTCGCTGTCTTTAGCATCAAAAGGTTTAACATGGTACCGAGACGAAGGAGGAAAAGCGAATGGCCCAAATGCTGTTTATTGA
- a CDS encoding lipoate--protein ligase, with amino-acid sequence MLFIDNNHITDPRMNLAIEEYCLKNLDPEQSYLLFYINEPSIIIGKNQNTIEEINTKYVEEQGLHVVRRLSGGGAVYHDLGNLNFSFITKDDGDSFHNFKKFTEPVIEALKKLGVNAELSGRNDILAEGRKISGNAQFTTRGRMFSHGTLLFDSEMENVVSALVVKKDKIESKGIKSIRSRVANISEFLEKKITIEEFRSLLLSYIFDTNGEVPQYVLTEDDWDKIRKLSEERYQNWEWNYGKSPKFNLQHSHRFPVGQIDVRMEVSKGIIHECKIYGDFFGVGDVAEIEELLTGARYEKSELDKLMRPVNVQQYFGNVSKEQFLDLLY; translated from the coding sequence ATGCTGTTTATTGATAATAACCATATTACGGATCCAAGAATGAATCTGGCAATCGAGGAGTACTGCCTCAAAAATTTAGACCCCGAACAATCCTATCTGCTGTTTTACATAAATGAACCTTCCATCATCATTGGGAAAAATCAGAATACGATTGAAGAAATTAACACGAAATATGTGGAGGAACAGGGACTTCATGTAGTAAGAAGGCTCTCAGGCGGAGGCGCGGTATATCATGACCTTGGCAACCTGAACTTCAGCTTTATCACGAAGGATGATGGTGACAGCTTTCATAACTTCAAGAAATTCACCGAACCGGTGATTGAAGCGCTGAAGAAACTTGGTGTTAACGCAGAACTCAGCGGACGGAATGATATCCTCGCTGAAGGCAGGAAAATCTCAGGCAATGCCCAGTTCACAACGCGAGGAAGAATGTTCAGTCATGGAACGCTCCTGTTCGATTCTGAAATGGAGAATGTCGTGTCTGCCCTCGTCGTGAAAAAAGATAAGATTGAATCAAAAGGGATAAAATCGATACGCAGCCGCGTTGCAAACATCAGTGAGTTTTTGGAAAAGAAAATCACAATCGAAGAATTCAGATCGCTCTTGCTCAGCTATATTTTTGATACAAACGGGGAAGTCCCTCAATATGTCTTAACAGAAGATGATTGGGACAAGATCCGCAAACTTTCAGAAGAACGCTATCAAAATTGGGAGTGGAATTACGGAAAGTCTCCGAAGTTCAATCTTCAGCACTCCCATCGCTTCCCAGTCGGACAAATTGATGTCCGGATGGAAGTAAGCAAAGGAATCATCCATGAGTGCAAAATCTACGGGGATTTCTTCGGCGTAGGCGATGTTGCTGAAATTGAGGAGCTGTTGACGGGAGCCCGCTATGAAAAATCCGAGCTTGATAAGCTGATGAGACCAGTCAATGTCCAGCAGTATTTCGGAAATGTATCGAAGGAACAGTTTTTAGATTTGCTTTATTAA
- a CDS encoding pyruvate oxidase encodes MARTGEIMAEILEKWEIDHLYGMPGDSINEFVEELRKAKNELRFYQVRHEEVGALAASAYAKLTGKIGVCLSIAGPGAIHLLNGLYDAKADGAPVLVLAGQVHSTQVGTDAFQEVNLERMFDDVAVYNKRAESHEQLPDMLNQAIRTAYAENGVAVLIVPDDLFAEKAEWDQPLTSDILADTTGFPDQKDMKLAAEMIERAKRPVILAGKGALGAKEELALFAEKIGAPVAVSLPGKGAIPDLHPHCLGHIGQLGTKQSYQAMQETDLLIMIGTSYPYREFLPDRADAIQIDRETKFIGKRYPVACGLNGDSKRVLEALTATVSYKEDRKFLEESQKRMKSWRKEIEKDKSEKTDQLMPPQVMAEVQQVLDDDAILSVDVGNVTVWAARYLDLDRQKMVISSWLATMGCGLPGAIAAKIAEPDKQVWAFCGDGGFSMVMHDFVTAVRYKLPIVIVIFNNQKLGMIHYEQQEMGHIEYGTELGSIDFAKFAEACGGIGARIQNREEMRLALKQALKADKPVILDVQVEEEPPLPGNISYGQAIHYTEYMVKKFFSDKSVTIPPIGKSIKRLF; translated from the coding sequence ATGGCGAGAACTGGGGAAATCATGGCTGAGATCCTGGAAAAGTGGGAAATCGACCACCTTTACGGAATGCCGGGGGATTCCATTAATGAGTTTGTAGAAGAATTAAGAAAAGCGAAAAACGAATTGCGATTTTATCAGGTTAGGCATGAAGAGGTGGGGGCCCTTGCAGCGTCTGCCTATGCAAAGCTCACAGGAAAAATTGGAGTCTGTCTTTCTATTGCAGGGCCAGGAGCCATTCATTTGCTTAACGGACTATATGATGCAAAAGCCGACGGCGCTCCTGTATTGGTATTGGCAGGGCAGGTACATAGCACACAGGTAGGAACCGACGCCTTTCAGGAAGTCAATTTGGAGCGTATGTTTGATGATGTCGCCGTATATAACAAGCGTGCCGAATCCCACGAGCAGCTGCCGGATATGCTGAATCAGGCAATCCGAACAGCTTATGCTGAAAATGGGGTGGCTGTTTTAATTGTGCCGGACGATCTGTTTGCTGAAAAAGCGGAATGGGATCAGCCCTTAACTTCAGATATATTAGCAGATACAACCGGATTCCCTGATCAAAAAGACATGAAGCTTGCTGCAGAAATGATTGAGCGGGCCAAGCGTCCTGTTATTCTCGCAGGAAAAGGCGCGCTCGGGGCAAAAGAGGAATTGGCCTTATTTGCCGAAAAAATCGGCGCACCTGTCGCCGTTTCCCTTCCAGGGAAAGGCGCGATTCCTGATTTGCATCCGCATTGCCTTGGGCATATTGGCCAGCTTGGGACAAAGCAATCCTATCAGGCGATGCAGGAAACCGATTTGCTGATTATGATCGGAACGTCTTATCCTTACCGGGAGTTTTTGCCGGACAGGGCGGACGCGATTCAGATTGATCGTGAGACAAAGTTTATTGGCAAGCGGTATCCGGTTGCCTGCGGGCTAAATGGTGATTCCAAACGAGTCTTGGAGGCGCTGACGGCAACCGTTTCTTATAAAGAGGACCGGAAGTTTCTCGAAGAAAGTCAAAAGAGGATGAAAAGCTGGAGGAAGGAAATCGAAAAAGATAAATCAGAAAAAACCGATCAGCTCATGCCCCCGCAGGTCATGGCAGAAGTTCAGCAGGTTCTTGATGACGACGCGATTCTGTCCGTTGACGTCGGAAATGTTACAGTCTGGGCGGCGCGGTATCTTGACCTCGATCGTCAAAAAATGGTCATTTCAAGCTGGCTTGCAACCATGGGCTGCGGTCTTCCGGGTGCAATAGCTGCCAAGATTGCCGAACCGGATAAGCAGGTTTGGGCGTTCTGCGGAGATGGCGGTTTTTCAATGGTCATGCATGATTTTGTAACAGCCGTCCGCTACAAACTGCCCATCGTCATCGTTATTTTCAATAACCAGAAGCTCGGTATGATTCATTACGAGCAGCAGGAAATGGGCCACATTGAATATGGAACCGAGCTCGGCAGCATAGATTTCGCAAAGTTCGCGGAGGCATGCGGCGGAATCGGGGCCCGCATCCAAAACCGCGAGGAAATGAGGCTGGCTCTCAAGCAGGCGCTCAAAGCTGATAAACCTGTGATTCTGGATGTTCAAGTTGAAGAAGAACCGCCTCTTCCGGGAAATATATCATACGGTCAAGCTATTCATTACACTGAATATATGGTGAAGAAATTCTTTTCCGATAAAAGTGTGACGATTCCTCCCATTGGTAAAAGCATCAAGAGGTTGTTTTAA
- a CDS encoding fatty acid--CoA ligase family protein — translation MNVSSRLSETAGQYGEKPAYYFEGQAVSYSQLDGMVSQFAASLQSMGIEKGDHVALLLGNSPYFVIGMYGALRAGATVIPVNPIYTPAEIGYILSNGDVKGVIALDLLLPMFEQMDAQLPVLEHIIVCETPPSENKQFNLENASIRPKMKSFTSMLSASSTGYSHPELEPEDLAVILYTSGTTGKPKGAMLTHKNIYSNASDVAAYLKMNDQDKVVATLPMFHVFCLTVSLNAPLMNGASLIIVPRFSPKEVFRLIKEYKATVFAGVPTMYNFMLQYENGLQEDVESLRLCISGGASMPVALLKGFEQKFKVVISEGYGLSEASPVTCFNPLDRPRKAGSIGMNILNVENKVVNELGEELPPNQVGELIVKGPNIMKGYYKMPEETAHTIRDGWLYTGDLARMDEEGYFYIVDRKKDMIIVGGYNVYPREVEEVYYNHPEITEAAVLGIPDPEQGEAVLCYIVTTNPDLTGEALIEYGKGQLAKYKVPSVIEFLDELPKNTTGKILRRALKEQVAERSRL, via the coding sequence ATGAATGTAAGTTCACGGTTATCTGAAACAGCTGGGCAATATGGGGAAAAGCCAGCTTATTATTTTGAAGGGCAAGCTGTTTCTTACAGTCAGCTTGATGGGATGGTCAGCCAGTTTGCAGCCAGTCTGCAATCGATGGGTATTGAAAAAGGAGATCATGTAGCGTTATTGCTTGGAAATTCTCCATATTTTGTTATTGGTATGTATGGGGCATTAAGAGCAGGTGCAACCGTTATTCCGGTGAATCCGATTTATACGCCGGCTGAGATTGGGTATATCCTGAGCAATGGAGATGTTAAAGGGGTCATTGCACTGGATTTGCTGCTGCCGATGTTTGAGCAAATGGATGCGCAGCTCCCTGTACTTGAGCATATTATTGTTTGTGAAACTCCTCCATCAGAGAATAAGCAATTTAATCTGGAGAACGCATCGATTCGGCCAAAAATGAAATCGTTTACAAGTATGCTGTCAGCTAGCAGTACGGGTTATAGCCATCCAGAGCTTGAGCCAGAGGATCTTGCAGTTATTTTATATACATCGGGTACAACTGGGAAACCGAAGGGCGCGATGCTAACTCATAAAAATATTTACAGCAACGCATCAGATGTTGCCGCGTATTTAAAAATGAATGACCAAGACAAAGTCGTTGCAACTCTGCCGATGTTTCATGTCTTTTGCCTGACAGTGTCCTTAAATGCTCCGCTAATGAACGGTGCTTCGCTCATTATTGTGCCGCGGTTCAGCCCTAAAGAGGTCTTCAGGCTGATCAAGGAGTATAAGGCAACCGTGTTTGCGGGAGTGCCGACCATGTATAACTTTATGCTCCAATATGAAAATGGACTTCAGGAAGATGTTGAGTCATTAAGGCTGTGCATTTCCGGAGGAGCCTCCATGCCCGTTGCGCTCCTGAAGGGCTTCGAACAAAAATTCAAAGTCGTTATTTCAGAGGGATACGGATTATCTGAGGCATCACCGGTAACGTGCTTTAATCCTCTGGACCGTCCGCGAAAAGCCGGTTCAATCGGAATGAATATCCTAAACGTTGAGAACAAAGTGGTGAACGAACTTGGCGAGGAACTCCCTCCGAATCAAGTGGGAGAACTGATTGTGAAAGGGCCCAATATTATGAAGGGCTATTATAAAATGCCCGAGGAAACCGCCCACACCATTCGTGACGGGTGGCTCTATACGGGTGACCTTGCCAGAATGGATGAGGAAGGCTACTTCTACATCGTCGACCGCAAAAAGGACATGATTATTGTCGGCGGGTATAATGTATATCCGCGCGAGGTAGAAGAGGTGTATTACAACCATCCTGAAATTACAGAGGCTGCGGTGCTTGGAATACCGGACCCAGAGCAGGGGGAAGCGGTTCTGTGCTACATAGTGACGACCAATCCGGATTTAACAGGAGAGGCCCTGATCGAGTATGGAAAGGGCCAGCTTGCCAAATACAAAGTTCCGTCCGTCATCGAATTTTTGGATGAACTGCCTAAAAATACAACCGGAAAAATCCTCCGCCGTGCACTCAAGGAGCAAGTGGCAGAGCGATCGCGATTATGA
- a CDS encoding enoyl-CoA hydratase-related protein codes for MSLIDFSKVNGIAHITINRPDVLNCFSYQTLLDLEQAVEEIRIDREIRTVIIRGAGEKAFSAGADLKERKTLTDEQVKRNLFKMGEVLTKIEQLPQPVIAAINGFAFGGGLELALACDFRIMSDHTQIGLTETGLGIIPGAGGTQRLPRLIGTSKALELIVKAKKLNAADALAYGLINEAVPSEQLMDTCMDWSAAIAQNAPIAVQQAKFAVKNGMNTDLQTGMQIERKAYEVTIPTEDRLEALQAFSEKRKPEFKGK; via the coding sequence ATGAGTCTGATTGATTTTTCAAAGGTAAATGGTATAGCCCATATCACCATTAATCGTCCGGACGTACTGAACTGTTTCAGCTACCAGACGCTGCTTGATCTGGAACAGGCAGTGGAAGAAATCCGGATTGACCGGGAAATTCGAACAGTCATTATCAGAGGCGCCGGAGAAAAAGCGTTTAGTGCAGGAGCGGATCTGAAGGAAAGAAAGACACTCACAGATGAACAGGTGAAACGGAATCTGTTTAAAATGGGCGAAGTGCTGACTAAAATAGAACAGCTTCCTCAGCCTGTCATTGCGGCTATTAACGGCTTTGCATTCGGCGGAGGACTGGAGCTTGCATTAGCCTGCGATTTCCGGATTATGTCTGATCATACGCAAATTGGCCTTACCGAAACAGGACTTGGAATTATACCAGGAGCTGGCGGAACACAGCGCCTGCCGAGATTGATCGGTACGTCCAAAGCACTCGAACTAATTGTAAAAGCGAAAAAATTGAATGCAGCGGATGCGCTTGCTTACGGTTTAATTAATGAAGCCGTTCCATCTGAGCAGCTGATGGATACGTGCATGGATTGGTCCGCAGCTATCGCCCAAAACGCGCCTATTGCGGTGCAGCAGGCTAAGTTCGCTGTGAAAAATGGAATGAATACTGATTTGCAGACAGGCATGCAGATTGAACGGAAGGCATACGAAGTAACAATTCCAACGGAGGACCGGTTAGAAGCGCTTCAGGCATTCAGCGAGAAACGCAAACCGGAGTTTAAAGGAAAATAA
- a CDS encoding helix-turn-helix domain-containing protein: protein MIDIQKQISMNLKRIRKMRGLSLDRVSALSGVSKGMLSQIENGDSSPTVSTLWKIANCLEVSFSSLVEEKESEVSVVRGIEAAAIKGNEDLYQVFSYFPYEESRRFEIYRMELLPGCRQVSEPHHGGAEEYLYSAEGSISVTIGSRVITLDKGDALRFRAHENHIYENITNYKAVCHLLIYYP, encoded by the coding sequence ATGATCGATATTCAAAAGCAGATTTCGATGAATCTAAAACGGATCCGTAAGATGAGGGGCTTGAGTCTGGACAGGGTTTCTGCCCTTTCCGGGGTGAGCAAAGGGATGCTCTCCCAAATTGAAAATGGGGATTCGAGCCCGACCGTGTCCACTCTTTGGAAAATTGCCAATTGTCTGGAAGTCTCCTTTTCTTCTTTAGTCGAAGAAAAAGAGAGTGAGGTTTCAGTTGTTAGGGGGATAGAAGCGGCGGCGATCAAAGGAAATGAAGATTTGTATCAAGTATTCTCCTATTTTCCTTACGAGGAATCCCGCCGTTTTGAAATTTACCGTATGGAGCTGCTGCCAGGCTGCCGTCAGGTATCAGAACCGCACCATGGAGGAGCAGAGGAATATTTGTATTCGGCAGAAGGCAGTATTTCGGTTACAATTGGAAGCCGGGTAATCACCCTGGATAAAGGGGATGCGTTGAGATTCAGGGCTCACGAGAATCATATTTATGAAAATATTACCAATTACAAGGCGGTTTGTCATCTGCTAATTTATTATCCATGA